In the genome of Lactiplantibacillus paraplantarum, one region contains:
- the ltrA gene encoding group II intron reverse transcriptase/maturase, translating to MRKLQKTEQADRQGMDSLEDKEYLGAHSTTNGETTAQDGIQFVDRVLARNNLNLAFKRVRSNKGAAGMDGMTVDQLAEYIYKNREELLESLRNETYRPQPVRRVEIPKPDGSTRKLGVPTVIDRMIQQAVVQVLSPIYEQVFSDNSFGFRPGRSAHDAIKRVTSLYNQGYHYVVDLDLKAYFDTVNHDLLMNFIQQQITDPWLLHLIRRFLTSGVMNGKMFQRTDKGTPQGGNLSPLLANIYLNELDKLLTQRGHQFVRYADDCNIYVKSKRAGERVLRNVTIFLENKLRLTINRHKTTVGSPLQLKFLGFTLGVDRNGAYARPHKVVKQRVKQALKIMTGRSRGISWLMLMKEIKQKMRGWLQYYGIGKMKTFIHQLDQWLRSRIRQLIWKRWKRIKTRYRELIKLGMTPEQAKTNANTRKGYWRTAHSKTLTYTYTNQKLERLGLINLSKTLQQIQNA from the coding sequence GTGCGAAAATTGCAGAAAACAGAACAAGCTGACCGCCAAGGGATGGATAGTCTGGAAGACAAAGAGTATCTTGGGGCGCATAGTACTACTAACGGTGAAACTACGGCGCAGGATGGCATTCAATTTGTAGACCGGGTTCTTGCGAGAAATAATTTGAACTTAGCGTTTAAGCGAGTTCGGAGTAATAAAGGCGCAGCTGGAATGGACGGCATGACCGTTGACCAATTAGCCGAATATATTTACAAGAATCGGGAAGAACTCTTAGAGAGTTTACGTAATGAAACATATCGGCCACAACCAGTCAGACGGGTAGAAATACCAAAGCCTGATGGTTCAACTAGAAAGTTGGGAGTCCCCACAGTTATCGATCGTATGATCCAGCAAGCTGTGGTGCAAGTACTCTCGCCGATATATGAACAGGTGTTTTCTGATAATAGTTTTGGATTCCGACCGGGCCGAAGTGCGCATGACGCGATTAAAAGAGTCACCAGCCTCTACAATCAAGGTTACCACTATGTGGTAGACCTCGACTTAAAGGCATACTTTGATACGGTCAACCATGACTTACTGATGAATTTCATCCAACAACAAATAACTGACCCATGGTTACTTCACCTGATTCGTCGTTTCCTAACAAGTGGAGTCATGAATGGCAAAATGTTTCAAAGGACGGATAAGGGGACACCGCAAGGTGGGAACCTTTCTCCGCTATTGGCAAATATCTATCTCAATGAGTTGGACAAACTACTAACCCAGCGAGGACACCAATTTGTGCGCTATGCCGATGACTGTAATATTTATGTCAAAAGTAAGCGAGCTGGAGAACGAGTCTTGCGCAATGTCACAATCTTTCTTGAAAACAAGTTGAGATTAACAATTAACCGTCATAAAACAACGGTTGGTTCGCCACTTCAACTAAAGTTTCTAGGATTTACGCTTGGTGTAGACCGTAATGGGGCATATGCGCGACCGCACAAGGTCGTAAAACAGCGAGTTAAACAAGCACTCAAGATAATGACTGGGCGAAGTCGTGGAATTAGCTGGTTAATGTTGATGAAGGAAATTAAACAGAAAATGCGAGGATGGTTACAGTACTATGGGATTGGCAAAATGAAGACGTTTATTCACCAGCTGGACCAATGGCTACGAAGTAGAATTAGACAGTTGATATGGAAACGTTGGAAGAGAATCAAAACCCGATATCGCGAGCTGATTAAGCTAGGAATGACACCGGAACAGGCCAAGACTAATGCCAATACCCGCAAGGGATATTGGCGGACTGCCCACAGTAAAACACTAACCTATACGTATACAAATCAAAAGCTGGAGCGTCTAGGACTAATAAACCTGTCCAAGACACTCCAGCAAATACAGAATGCTTAA
- a CDS encoding ATP-binding cassette domain-containing protein, with the protein MTDLFADGTISIHGAQENNLKDVSLDIPKHKTTVFAGLSGSGKSSLVFDTLAAVSRRELNETFPSFTQQYLPKYGQPEVNRIDNLPVAIVVEQKPIGRNSRSTLATYTGIYSVLRLMFSRIGQPWVGYSEWFSFNLPQGMCPKCQGLGFVDDIDERQLIDPNKSLNEGAMTFAGFQPGTWRWKEYGNSGLFDLDKKIKDYTDEEYDLFMHAPQQKLKNPPANWGRTALYEGLVPRMLRSVIHSASGRHHEAALSKIVTRKPCPVCHGTRLNKKALTGKIAGKNIAEVSDMDLVSVLKFLDDISDPKAKTMVRELRSKIQALVDIGLGYLSLGRGTDTLSGGEAQRIKIAKYLTSSLSDLVYVLDEPSVGLHPHDIKLITQSLKKLKEHGNTIILVDHNPAIISTADYVVEMGPQAGKNGGQVTFTGTYDELLRSDTITGKMLREKITFPKPREPQSWLNVNHVTSHNLKDVSTRIPQGVMTVISGPAGSGKSTLVQAFKQQVSDQDYIDLSQDSVGLNIRSTPATYLNILNPLRKLFSKANNGVSTQLFSYNGKGACPRCKGKGVMITEMAFMDPIVQECELCHGKRYSQEALQYTYHGKDISEVLNLSINDTLEFFKDVPDIYKKVSLLHQVGLGYLNLSQSMTTLSGGEVQRVKLAMELNHTGRIYFLDEPTTGLHLQDTQQLIDLFEGLVDKGNTLILIEHNLKLISRADWLVDMGPDAGKFGGQVCFEGHPKDSLNDKNSRTGAALAAIIS; encoded by the coding sequence ATGACTGATTTATTTGCAGATGGGACTATCTCTATCCATGGAGCTCAAGAAAATAACTTAAAGGATGTCAGTTTAGATATTCCTAAGCATAAAACGACTGTATTTGCTGGTCTTTCTGGGTCTGGTAAGTCCTCTTTAGTTTTTGATACATTAGCCGCTGTTTCCCGACGTGAATTGAATGAAACTTTTCCTAGTTTCACCCAACAATATTTGCCTAAATACGGTCAACCTGAAGTGAACCGAATCGACAACTTACCAGTGGCAATTGTGGTTGAACAGAAGCCTATTGGTCGTAATTCTCGATCTACTCTGGCAACCTACACCGGCATCTATTCCGTCTTACGTTTGATGTTTTCTCGAATTGGACAGCCTTGGGTTGGGTATTCTGAATGGTTTTCCTTTAACCTACCTCAGGGAATGTGTCCAAAATGTCAGGGATTAGGCTTTGTTGACGACATAGATGAACGTCAATTAATTGATCCTAATAAATCACTCAATGAAGGTGCAATGACTTTTGCCGGTTTTCAACCGGGAACTTGGCGTTGGAAGGAATATGGCAACAGTGGATTATTTGATTTAGACAAAAAAATTAAAGACTACACCGATGAAGAATATGATTTATTCATGCACGCTCCGCAACAAAAATTAAAAAATCCACCGGCAAATTGGGGCCGTACGGCATTATATGAAGGACTAGTTCCACGTATGCTTCGCTCTGTTATTCATAGTGCCTCAGGTCGTCATCATGAAGCTGCCTTATCAAAGATTGTCACTCGAAAACCTTGCCCAGTATGTCATGGAACACGTCTGAACAAAAAGGCTCTAACTGGTAAAATTGCTGGCAAAAATATTGCAGAAGTCAGCGATATGGATTTAGTAAGTGTCCTAAAATTTTTGGATGATATCTCGGACCCCAAGGCTAAAACAATGGTGCGTGAACTACGTAGTAAAATTCAAGCTTTGGTCGACATCGGTTTAGGTTATCTTTCCCTTGGCCGTGGAACTGATACTCTATCTGGTGGAGAAGCTCAACGAATTAAAATTGCCAAATATTTGACGAGTTCCCTATCCGATTTAGTTTACGTACTCGATGAACCAAGTGTAGGACTCCATCCTCACGATATTAAATTAATTACCCAATCCTTAAAAAAGCTCAAGGAACATGGCAATACCATTATCCTAGTTGATCACAACCCTGCCATTATTTCGACAGCAGATTATGTCGTGGAAATGGGACCACAAGCCGGCAAAAATGGTGGTCAAGTAACTTTCACTGGTACCTACGACGAACTATTACGGTCAGATACGATTACGGGTAAAATGTTACGAGAAAAAATCACTTTCCCAAAGCCTCGTGAACCTCAATCTTGGCTAAATGTTAATCATGTAACTTCTCATAATTTAAAAGACGTATCTACCAGAATCCCTCAAGGTGTAATGACCGTGATATCTGGACCAGCAGGTTCTGGAAAAAGTACTTTAGTCCAAGCTTTCAAACAACAAGTTTCTGATCAAGACTATATTGATTTGAGTCAGGATTCTGTAGGTTTGAATATTCGTTCCACACCTGCAACTTACTTGAACATTTTAAATCCTCTACGAAAGCTTTTCAGTAAAGCCAACAATGGCGTTTCAACACAACTATTTAGTTATAACGGTAAAGGTGCTTGTCCCCGTTGCAAAGGTAAAGGTGTGATGATCACCGAGATGGCATTCATGGATCCAATCGTTCAAGAATGTGAGTTGTGTCATGGGAAACGTTATAGCCAAGAAGCACTACAATACACTTATCATGGCAAAGATATTTCTGAGGTTCTAAATCTTTCTATCAACGACACTTTAGAGTTTTTCAAAGATGTGCCAGATATCTACAAAAAGGTTAGTCTACTCCACCAAGTTGGACTTGGTTATTTGAATCTTAGCCAGTCGATGACCACTTTATCTGGTGGTGAAGTGCAACGTGTTAAGTTAGCAATGGAATTGAATCATACCGGCCGAATCTATTTCTTAGATGAACCAACAACCGGATTGCACTTACAGGATACTCAACAATTGATCGATTTATTTGAAGGATTGGTTGATAAGGGCAATACATTAATTCTGATTGAACATAATCTGAAATTAATTTCACGAGCCGATTGGTTAGTCGATATGGGACCCGATGCTGGTAAATTCGGCGGTCAAGTTTGTTTTGAAGGTCATCCAAAAGATAGCCTAAACGATAAAAACTCTCGGACTGGTGCTGCATTAGCAGCTATAATTTCTTAA
- a CDS encoding IS3 family transposase: protein MSRKANCLDNAPIESFFHLLKTECLNGFPQCKDIGEFKEITKNYVDWFNNRRISQKTKGMTPCEYREHALAV from the coding sequence ATGTCTCGTAAGGCAAACTGTCTTGATAATGCGCCAATTGAAAGCTTCTTTCATCTTCTTAAAACAGAATGTCTTAATGGATTTCCACAGTGTAAAGATATTGGAGAATTCAAGGAAATCACAAAGAATTACGTCGATTGGTTTAACAATCGACGAATATCACAGAAAACAAAAGGCATGACTCCCTGCGAATACAGGGAACATGCCTTAGCAGTTTAA